The proteins below come from a single Salinibacterium sp. NK8237 genomic window:
- a CDS encoding SatD family protein, whose product MFVITADQRNSRSSADAVAQTLQRINTERADDLALPAERTAGDEAQMLLTSAQAALDITLELTRTEQWSVGIGIGAVPLPFGTSVRATSGPAFLAARDAIDRAKKSPAKCAVESDPESELARDIEPLLELLILLRNRRTDNGWELYDLLSTGITQADAAERLGISPQSASQRALVAGLRTEEEAVRALANLLDRAHSGVATDNALSAEKGTS is encoded by the coding sequence ATGTTTGTGATCACAGCGGACCAAAGAAACAGCCGCAGCAGCGCGGATGCCGTAGCCCAGACCCTGCAGCGCATCAACACCGAGCGCGCGGATGACCTCGCCCTGCCCGCCGAACGCACCGCGGGAGACGAAGCGCAAATGCTGCTCACGTCGGCACAGGCTGCTCTCGACATCACCCTCGAACTGACCCGCACCGAACAGTGGAGCGTGGGAATCGGTATCGGCGCAGTGCCCCTGCCGTTCGGAACAAGCGTGCGTGCAACCAGTGGCCCTGCCTTTCTCGCCGCGAGAGACGCCATCGACCGCGCCAAGAAGAGTCCAGCCAAATGCGCCGTCGAGTCCGACCCCGAGAGCGAGCTCGCCCGCGACATCGAGCCACTTCTTGAGCTGTTGATTCTGCTTCGCAACCGTCGCACTGACAACGGTTGGGAACTCTACGACTTGCTCAGCACCGGAATCACACAAGCCGACGCGGCCGAGCGCCTCGGCATCTCCCCACAATCTGCCAGCCAGCGGGCTCTCGTCGCCGGGCTTCGCACAGAAGAAGAGGCCGTTCGCGCCCTTGCAAACCTGCTCGACAGAGCACACAGTGGAGTAGCAACCGACAACGCGCTCAGCGCAGAGAAAGGCACGTCATGA
- the tyrS gene encoding tyrosine--tRNA ligase: MSATASESLSTQSNDSSFESLWQELTWRGLVHVSTDADALEKLLDGDPITYYCGFDPTAPSLHLGNLVQLLLLRRLQLAGHKPLGLVGGATGLIGDPRPTAERTLNDNETVAEWVSYLQAQVSKFLSTEGDNAVRMVNNLDWTAPMSAIDFLRDVGKYFRVGTMLKKDAVSARLNSDAGISYTEFSYQVMQGMDFLELYRNYDCVLQTGGSDQWGNLISGSDLIHKAESASVHAIGTPLITNSDGTKFGKSEGNAIWLDSKMTSPYAFYQFWLNTDDADVIERVKIFTFLSREQITALETAVAEAPFRREAQKTLAFEVTSLVHGRTATEAAIAASAALFGQGELASLDADTLAAALRELAHVETSADATVVQLLVDTKLVSSASEARRAISQGGVYLNNVAVADDQATVGSDLLPGNVAVLRRGKKTLAGIFVTS, from the coding sequence GTGTCAGCGACAGCATCAGAATCTCTCAGTACCCAAAGCAACGACAGCTCTTTCGAGAGCTTGTGGCAAGAGCTCACGTGGCGCGGTCTCGTGCACGTCTCTACCGATGCGGATGCCCTTGAGAAGCTTCTCGACGGTGACCCCATCACCTACTACTGCGGATTCGACCCCACCGCGCCCAGCCTTCACTTAGGCAACCTCGTGCAGCTTCTGCTGCTGCGCCGTCTTCAGCTGGCTGGCCACAAACCTCTCGGACTCGTCGGGGGAGCGACCGGCCTCATCGGAGATCCGCGCCCCACAGCAGAGCGCACGCTCAACGACAACGAAACCGTTGCCGAATGGGTCAGCTACTTGCAGGCCCAGGTCTCCAAGTTCTTGAGCACCGAGGGTGACAATGCCGTGCGCATGGTCAATAACCTCGACTGGACAGCGCCGATGAGCGCGATCGATTTCTTGCGCGATGTCGGCAAGTACTTCCGTGTCGGCACGATGCTCAAAAAGGATGCGGTGAGCGCGCGTCTCAATAGCGACGCCGGCATTAGCTACACCGAGTTCAGTTACCAAGTCATGCAGGGCATGGACTTCTTGGAGCTCTACCGCAACTACGACTGCGTTTTGCAAACCGGTGGCAGCGACCAGTGGGGCAATCTCATCAGCGGCAGCGACCTCATCCATAAGGCTGAGAGCGCGAGCGTTCACGCCATTGGCACCCCGCTCATCACGAACTCGGATGGCACCAAGTTCGGCAAGAGCGAGGGCAACGCCATTTGGCTCGACTCTAAGATGACGAGCCCCTACGCGTTCTACCAGTTCTGGCTCAATACTGATGATGCGGATGTCATTGAGCGCGTGAAGATCTTCACGTTCCTGTCGCGGGAACAGATCACTGCTCTCGAGACCGCTGTCGCTGAGGCGCCGTTTCGTCGCGAAGCACAGAAGACTCTCGCTTTCGAGGTCACTTCTCTCGTTCATGGCCGCACTGCAACGGAAGCGGCAATCGCAGCATCCGCAGCTCTCTTCGGCCAAGGGGAGTTGGCGTCATTGGATGCGGACACTCTTGCCGCAGCTCTGCGCGAGCTCGCCCACGTCGAAACCTCAGCGGATGCGACCGTTGTGCAACTGCTTGTCGACACGAAACTGGTGTCGAGTGCGAGCGAAGCGCGTCGCGCAATCTCGCAGGGCGGCGTCTACCTCAACAACGTTGCTGTAGCGGATGACCAGGCCACGGTGGGCAGTGACCTTCTGCCCGGAAACGTGGCCGTTCTCCGTCGCGGCAAGAAGACTCTCGCAGGAATCTTCGTCACCTCCTAG